The region AAGCATTTTCATTCTTCAGAGTGATGTCTTGCTTTTATAACGAGGTTTATGCATTAATTTCCTTTACTTTTTTAGTATACATTTTTCAATTTATCCTGAACACTAGTCGTTGCACTTCACCAAAGCCACGGATGATATCCACACTGGCTTCAAGAAGCTCATAAGTGAACTGAACAAACCAGGAGTTCCATATTCCCTCAACCTCGCCAATCGGCTTTATGGAGAGCAGTCCTACAAGTTTGTGGAGGTAAGAAGTTTCTTTACAAAAATTTGCTTCTAGGAAAAGACGGCAAAATTCTAAAAACACAATTTCCTTTAATCagtctttgactaatatttatgAATCTATAGTTTACAAGTTTCCACTGGCCACATTCTTACTTTTAAcctttaataaaagaaaaaaaaaaaaaagatcaggtCACAGACCGATGTGTTTCACACCACAATCCTGCTGTTACATGGCAGTGATTAATCAATGTATAAAAATGACTGATCACTGTCCTTTTATTCTAGAAATTCCTACATGACACAAAGACGTACTACAGCGCTGAGCTGGAGACAGCTGACTTCAAAACAAATGCAGAGGCTGCCCGTGGAAATATTAATGAATGggtggaaaaacacacacaaggttAGAACTCTAGTAAagtttatgtaaatgttaaatgtatttattttaggcTTTTCTTTGTAATTATTGACAAAGTTACATGTATAATCCTCTATTCAGGGCTCACTGTTTCATCCCATAAAGCAGTCCCTTGTCTCAAAGCTCAAAAAAATGTATGGAAAGTCAATGTAATCTgctaaaaattaattaataattcctCACTGATTTTGAGCAGGAATTCATACAACATGCTTTATATATAATCATTAAAAACCATGTGTTTAGAAATGCATTGTTTATTCATgcacaataacacaacacagtAACACAATAACTGCTTTTCAGCTGCCAATATCAGATAATGATTGTTTTATTAGGGATTCTGTAATGACACTCAATTAACACAGCTGAAACTACCACAGCTGTAGTGATTCACCTGGCAATGTATGAGCCTCCTAGTCTTGAGTCCTGATGTTTAAACTTTTACTTTTCTACTTAGAAAAGATCAAGGACATTCTGGCTAAAGGAGCTGTTGACAGTTTGACCAGACTTGTCTTGGTGAATGCCATCTACTTTAAGGCCGACTGGGACAAGAAGTTCAAAGTGTATGATACCACTGAGGTTCCATTTAAACTAAACAAGGTGATTCAGGAACATGCAGCACACGATCTAAAATATGTTATTATATAAAGTCTTCTCCATATTCAGGTTAATGTCACATTAAATGtagaatcatttaaaataatataaagccTTGGACAGCAGAAACTGATCATAAATAGGTTGTCTGTAATAGTAATTgtagaaacattttaaatggaTCTCTCATGATTCTTAAACTTCATGATTCATCTTCTGCTGCAAAGGGATATTTTattcttgttgttttcttttgaacaaaaacaaaagagaaaatctCACACTTTTCAGCTGCTAAAATTTCAGTGCATCCTTATTAGTCACATTTAGTCAACTATTAGTTTACTAGGAAAGTTTTCCCTTTCCTTTTGCAGAATAACACCAAACCAGTTCAGATGATGCGACAGAAAGCAAAGTTTCCCCTGGTCTACATTCCTGAAATGTCTTGCAGGATTCTGGAAATGCCATATGCTGGAAAAGAACTTAGCATGATAATAATGCTACCTAACGAGATTGAGGATAACTCCACTGGCCTTGAGAAGGTAAATGATACAGTTGTAAATGATCTGAAATGCTATAAGATGTCCCTTTATTGATCCAGAAAGAAACAGCTTTCATTTGAATTTCTTTCTGTTGTTTCCTCTCAGCTTGAGCAAAACCTCACCTACAAGAACTTTGTGGAATGGACACGGCCTGAAAGAATGGACACTGTTGAGGTGGAAGTGTCTGTACCCCGGTTCAAACTGGAAGAGACCTATGACATGAAGAAGCTGCTTGTCAGCATGGGCATGGTGGATGCCTTTGATGATACTAAATGTGATTTTTCACACATGTCTCCTAGCAATGACCTGGTGCTGTCTAAAGTCATAcataagtcctttatagaggtGAATGAAGAGGGCACAGAAGCAGCTGCAGCTACTGCAGCAATCATGATGTTTGGTTGTGCCCTTATAAAAGCACAGGTCTTTATGGCAAACCACCCATTCCTCTTTTTCATCAAGCACAAGGCGACCCAAAGCATTCTCTACT is a window of Hoplias malabaricus isolate fHopMal1 chromosome 1, fHopMal1.hap1, whole genome shotgun sequence DNA encoding:
- the LOC136696911 gene encoding leukocyte elastase inhibitor-like; amino-acid sequence: MCWDVSASFTTLNINPRYCPRFLREYHHSPDTAALNQLALRIWKKMDSLTVANTSFALDLFEKIRESNKTGNMFYSPLSISSALAMVYLGAAGRTEAQMSESLHFTKATDDIHTGFKKLISELNKPGVPYSLNLANRLYGEQSYKFVEKFLHDTKTYYSAELETADFKTNAEAARGNINEWVEKHTQEKIKDILAKGAVDSLTRLVLVNAIYFKADWDKKFKVYDTTEVPFKLNKNNTKPVQMMRQKAKFPLVYIPEMSCRILEMPYAGKELSMIIMLPNEIEDNSTGLEKLEQNLTYKNFVEWTRPERMDTVEVEVSVPRFKLEETYDMKKLLVSMGMVDAFDDTKCDFSHMSPSNDLVLSKVIHKSFIEVNEEGTEAAAATAAIMMFGCALIKAQVFMANHPFLFFIKHKATQSILYFGRYCSP